One genomic window of Pseudomonas chlororaphis subsp. piscium includes the following:
- the tagF gene encoding type VI secretion system-associated protein TagF — protein sequence MSSPGFYGKLAGRGDFIHRGLSPTFIERWDAWLSAGMATSQAQLGADWLDAYLVSPLWRFAVAPGLLGSEAAVGVMMPSVDRVGRYFPLTIALLLEAETDLGALVAGPDDWFEAAEALLLSTLEPEADVEAFEAAVPALGSPVCSAPALGRQALEGQMRFVATTAAARGAVLMQHACEGASLWWGKGSGRVAAGLLRCQGLPAAQDFSGFLLGEGGCASLAHTLQFDFGS from the coding sequence GTGAGCAGCCCGGGTTTCTACGGCAAGCTGGCCGGCCGCGGGGATTTCATCCACCGCGGCCTGTCGCCGACCTTTATCGAGCGCTGGGACGCCTGGCTCTCCGCCGGCATGGCCACCAGCCAGGCGCAACTGGGGGCGGATTGGCTGGATGCCTACCTGGTCAGCCCGCTGTGGCGCTTTGCCGTGGCGCCGGGCCTGCTCGGCAGTGAGGCGGCGGTGGGGGTGATGATGCCCAGCGTCGACCGGGTCGGGCGCTACTTCCCGCTGACCATCGCGCTGCTGCTGGAGGCCGAGACCGATCTGGGCGCGCTGGTGGCCGGCCCGGATGACTGGTTCGAGGCCGCCGAGGCCCTGTTGCTCTCGACCCTGGAGCCTGAGGCCGACGTCGAAGCCTTCGAGGCCGCGGTGCCGGCCCTCGGTAGCCCGGTCTGTAGCGCGCCGGCGCTGGGCAGGCAGGCGCTGGAAGGGCAGATGCGCTTCGTCGCCACTACGGCGGCGGCGCGCGGGGCGGTGCTGATGCAGCACGCCTGCGAGGGCGCGAGCCTCTGGTGGGGCAAGGGTTCCGGACGGGTCGCCGCGGGCCTGCTGCGCTGCCAGGGGTTGCCGGCGGCGCAGGATTTCAGCGGTTTTCTGCTGGGCGAGGGCGGCTGCGCGTCGCTTGCGCACACCCTGCAGTTCGATTTCGGGAGCTGA
- the tssM gene encoding type VI secretion system membrane subunit TssM: MKTFFNFLVRWVVPLLGLLALSLVIWFLGPLIVVAGHEPLASAAVRWALIALLFLAWIGVRVLRIVQARRNAAKVMQGLAAVAPDAASVATAEELAALKQRMDEALQLLKRSKLGGNERRTLYELPWYVIIGPPGSGKTTALVNSGLHFPLAEQMGGGAIRGVGGTRNCDWWFTDEAVLLDTAGRYTTQDSHAAVDKAAWLGFLDLLKNQRKRRPIDGVFVAISLSDLLLGSEAERSAHARAIRTRVQELYSQLGVRFPIYVMLTKFDLVPGFMEFFDALSKEERAQVWGVTFALDDGKSPQGPLARFDEEFTALEARLTERLVERLQQERDPSRRDLIYGFIQQFAALRHNLSSFLEGVFKPNPYEERALLRGLYFTSGTQEGSPIDRLIGSMAQSMNLDRQHLARQTGTGRSYFITRLFRDVAFGERGLVGSNPKVERRHRWINRGVLAASAVVLLAVTAIWVTSYRANQAYIAEVDSRLAPLKGQVESLSPAQREVIAVLPLFNAIRHVADNSLSWAEGYGLYQGDMLAAEAASVYRKLLIAVLAPRLLTRIEEQLRSGGNTEFLYEGLKAYLMLASAEHYDADAIKTWINLDWDHSLPRDLAPEQRLALAEHLNALFAHKPPPARLDEALLADLRRQLQQMSVAQRVYNRVKRQKLPEGIADFRLSEAAGRDAALVFTRKSGKPLNDPLSGFYTYRGYRQAFMVASLSQSGALAEEQWVLGRPLNDNQDVASLALEVRALYFQDFLNQWETLLGDLDFVAINSIAQAADVLRVLSGPNSPLKKLLDAVARETNLQQEDRLLAEKLKAADGTVDKLKQQLGSLVGQAAEEDSPAASQVDPISARFAELNSLVATQGDGPAPIDDLLAQLNELYVQASAMSGASGEALLGEAKNQAVATASRVKLGAERQPPLVQKLVNSVVSATTGSMMGSIRTQLNAAWVSEVVNVYRQSLAGRYPLVNSSSREATLEDFGNFFGVGGVMDNYFRKYLQPYVNTSTSNWRWQPGAAEKLGIGPGVLQTFQRAAAIRDAYFRSGGTQPTVRFELKPVAMDASISQFLLDLDGQQLSYDHGPSRPMAMQWPSPNSLGVVRLSVTPPTSTGRSGLTLEGPWAWFRLLEQSDLTQGNAPDRFTLRMRVDTASISCELRASSAFNPFKGRLVSGFSLPERL; the protein is encoded by the coding sequence GTGAAGACCTTTTTCAATTTCCTGGTGCGCTGGGTGGTGCCGCTGCTCGGCCTGCTGGCCCTGAGCCTGGTGATCTGGTTCCTCGGCCCGCTGATCGTCGTCGCCGGCCATGAACCCTTGGCGTCGGCGGCCGTACGCTGGGCGCTGATCGCTCTGTTGTTCCTGGCCTGGATAGGTGTGCGCGTATTGCGCATCGTCCAGGCCCGGCGCAACGCCGCCAAGGTCATGCAGGGCCTGGCCGCGGTGGCGCCGGATGCGGCCAGCGTCGCCACCGCCGAAGAGCTGGCGGCCCTCAAGCAACGCATGGACGAAGCGCTGCAATTGCTCAAGCGCAGCAAGCTTGGCGGTAACGAGCGGCGGACCCTGTACGAACTGCCCTGGTACGTGATCATCGGCCCGCCGGGCTCGGGCAAGACCACCGCGCTGGTCAACTCCGGGCTGCACTTTCCGTTGGCCGAACAGATGGGCGGCGGGGCGATCCGCGGCGTCGGCGGTACGCGCAACTGCGACTGGTGGTTCACCGACGAAGCGGTGCTGCTGGACACCGCCGGGCGCTACACCACCCAGGACAGCCATGCGGCGGTGGACAAGGCGGCCTGGCTGGGCTTTCTCGACCTGCTGAAGAACCAGCGCAAGCGCCGGCCGATCGATGGCGTCTTCGTCGCCATCAGCCTGTCCGACCTGCTGTTGGGCAGCGAGGCCGAGCGCAGCGCCCATGCCCGTGCCATCCGCACGCGGGTGCAGGAGTTGTACAGCCAGCTCGGTGTGCGTTTCCCGATCTACGTGATGCTCACCAAGTTCGACCTGGTGCCGGGGTTCATGGAGTTCTTCGACGCGCTGAGCAAGGAAGAACGGGCCCAGGTCTGGGGCGTCACCTTCGCCCTGGACGATGGCAAGAGCCCCCAAGGCCCGCTGGCCCGTTTCGACGAGGAATTCACCGCCCTCGAGGCGCGTCTTACCGAACGTTTGGTGGAACGCCTGCAACAGGAGCGCGACCCCAGCCGACGCGATCTGATCTACGGCTTCATCCAGCAGTTCGCGGCGTTGCGTCACAACCTGTCGTCCTTCCTCGAGGGGGTGTTCAAGCCCAATCCCTATGAAGAGCGTGCGCTGTTGCGCGGGCTTTACTTCACCAGCGGCACCCAGGAAGGCAGCCCCATCGACCGCCTGATCGGCAGCATGGCGCAAAGCATGAACCTGGATCGCCAGCACCTGGCGCGCCAGACCGGAACAGGTCGCAGCTACTTCATCACCCGCCTGTTCCGCGATGTCGCTTTCGGCGAGCGCGGCCTGGTCGGCAGTAACCCCAAGGTCGAGCGCCGGCATCGCTGGATCAACCGTGGGGTACTCGCCGCCAGTGCCGTGGTATTGCTTGCGGTGACGGCCATCTGGGTCACCAGCTACCGCGCCAATCAGGCTTATATCGCCGAGGTGGATTCTCGCCTGGCGCCACTCAAGGGGCAGGTCGAATCCCTCAGCCCGGCGCAGCGCGAGGTAATCGCCGTGCTGCCGCTGTTCAACGCCATTCGCCATGTCGCCGACAATTCGCTGTCCTGGGCCGAAGGCTATGGCCTGTACCAGGGCGACATGCTCGCCGCTGAAGCCGCCAGTGTGTACCGCAAGCTGCTGATCGCGGTGCTGGCGCCGCGTCTGCTGACACGCATCGAGGAACAGTTGCGCAGCGGCGGCAACACGGAGTTTCTCTACGAAGGTCTCAAGGCCTACCTGATGCTGGCCAGCGCCGAGCACTATGACGCCGATGCCATCAAAACCTGGATCAACCTCGACTGGGACCACAGCCTGCCGCGCGACCTGGCCCCGGAACAGCGGCTGGCCCTGGCGGAGCATCTCAATGCGCTGTTCGCCCACAAGCCGCCACCGGCAAGGCTGGATGAAGCACTGCTCGCCGACCTGCGTCGGCAGTTGCAGCAGATGTCCGTGGCGCAGCGGGTCTACAACCGGGTGAAACGCCAGAAACTGCCCGAGGGCATCGCGGATTTCCGCCTCAGCGAAGCGGCCGGGCGCGATGCCGCCCTGGTGTTCACGCGCAAGAGCGGCAAGCCGCTGAACGATCCGTTGTCCGGTTTCTATACCTACCGCGGCTACCGTCAGGCGTTCATGGTCGCCAGCCTCAGCCAGTCCGGCGCCCTGGCCGAGGAACAATGGGTACTCGGCCGGCCACTGAACGACAACCAGGATGTCGCCAGCCTGGCCCTGGAGGTGCGTGCCCTGTACTTCCAGGATTTCCTCAACCAATGGGAAACCCTGCTCGGCGATCTCGACTTCGTCGCGATCAACAGCATCGCCCAGGCCGCCGATGTGCTGCGGGTGCTCTCCGGGCCAAACTCGCCACTGAAGAAACTGCTCGATGCGGTGGCCAGGGAAACCAACCTGCAACAAGAGGATCGCCTGCTGGCCGAGAAGCTCAAGGCCGCCGACGGCACAGTGGACAAACTCAAGCAGCAGCTTGGCTCGCTGGTCGGCCAGGCGGCCGAGGAAGATTCGCCGGCAGCCTCGCAGGTCGATCCCATCAGCGCGCGTTTCGCCGAGCTCAATAGCCTGGTGGCCACCCAGGGGGATGGGCCAGCGCCGATCGACGATCTGCTGGCCCAGCTCAATGAACTCTATGTGCAGGCCAGCGCCATGAGCGGCGCCAGCGGCGAGGCCTTGCTGGGCGAGGCGAAGAACCAGGCGGTGGCCACGGCATCGCGGGTCAAGCTTGGCGCCGAACGCCAGCCGCCACTGGTACAGAAGCTGGTCAACTCGGTGGTCAGCGCCACCACCGGCAGCATGATGGGCAGCATCCGCACCCAGTTGAACGCGGCCTGGGTCAGCGAGGTGGTGAATGTCTACCGCCAGTCCCTGGCCGGCCGTTACCCCTTGGTCAACTCCAGTTCGCGGGAGGCCACCCTGGAGGACTTCGGCAACTTCTTCGGCGTGGGCGGGGTGATGGACAACTACTTTCGCAAGTACCTGCAACCCTACGTCAACACCTCGACCAGCAACTGGCGCTGGCAGCCGGGCGCCGCGGAAAAGCTCGGCATAGGCCCGGGCGTGCTGCAAACCTTCCAACGCGCCGCGGCCATTCGCGATGCCTACTTCCGCTCTGGAGGCACTCAGCCGACGGTGCGCTTCGAACTCAAGCCCGTGGCCATGGACGCCTCCATCAGCCAGTTCCTGCTCGATCTGGACGGCCAGCAGCTCAGCTACGACCATGGCCCCAGCCGGCCGATGGCGATGCAATGGCCCAGCCCCAACAGCCTGGGGGTGGTGCGCCTGTCCGTTACGCCGCCCACCAGCACCGGGCGTTCGGGGCTGACCCTGGAGGGGCCCTGGGCCTGGTTTCGCTTGCTGGAACAGTCCGACCTGACCCAGGGCAACGCCCCGGACCGCTTCACCCTGCGCATGCGCGTCGACACTGCGAGTATCTCCTGCGAACTGCGCGCCAGCAGCGCGTTCAACCCGTTCAAGGGCCGGCTGGTGTCCGGCTTCAGCTTGCCGGAGCGCTTGTGA
- a CDS encoding DotU family type VI secretion system protein translates to MHPIDDPFGSSGIGGTSGGASPGGNDHTLIMPRPGGRPVDASAPRKDGASAADPHIAMPGAPVASSLAQGLNPLERAAGPILALLTRLRSTLAHPQPASLRAQLLAYLRQFEEQARAAGVAQDEVMLSRYVLCTALDEAVLSTPWGSTSDWGKQSLLITLHNEAWGGEKVFQLLEHCLQNPQQRLHILELLYLCICLGFEGRYRVMNDGRSQLEALRERTSATIRSVRGEFERELSPHWRGLSVARDRLSQFLPPWVGVAICLALLLLLLFGLRLKLAADAEPVFRNIHALGEIPVQTIDRPPQQPRLIERPRLARFLAEDIKAQRVAVEDALDRSVVTIRGDELFASGSASISEQLQPLLLRVADALRQIKGTVQVTGHSDNRPIATLRYPSNWKLSQDRAQQVMEILAARSGQPERFTAEGRSDAEPVASNDSPAGRAKNRRVEITVLAEGNQ, encoded by the coding sequence ATGCACCCGATCGATGATCCCTTCGGCAGCTCTGGCATAGGCGGCACTTCAGGCGGCGCCTCGCCGGGCGGCAACGACCATACCCTGATCATGCCGCGGCCCGGCGGGCGCCCCGTCGATGCCTCCGCGCCAAGGAAGGATGGCGCCAGCGCCGCCGATCCGCACATTGCGATGCCGGGCGCGCCGGTGGCGAGCAGCCTGGCCCAGGGCCTCAACCCGCTGGAACGGGCGGCCGGCCCGATATTGGCGTTGCTGACCCGCTTGCGCAGCACCCTGGCGCACCCACAACCGGCCAGCCTGCGCGCCCAGTTGCTGGCTTACCTGCGCCAGTTCGAGGAGCAGGCGCGCGCCGCCGGCGTCGCCCAGGACGAGGTGATGCTCAGCCGTTATGTGCTCTGTACCGCGCTGGACGAGGCGGTCCTCAGCACTCCCTGGGGCAGTACCAGCGACTGGGGCAAGCAGAGCCTGCTGATCACCCTGCACAACGAAGCCTGGGGCGGCGAAAAAGTCTTCCAGCTGCTCGAGCACTGTCTGCAGAACCCCCAGCAGCGCCTGCACATTCTCGAGCTGCTGTACCTCTGTATCTGCCTGGGCTTCGAGGGCCGTTACCGGGTCATGAATGACGGCCGCAGCCAACTGGAGGCCTTGCGCGAACGCACCAGCGCGACCATTCGCAGCGTGCGCGGCGAATTCGAGCGCGAGCTGTCGCCGCATTGGCGGGGGCTCAGCGTGGCGCGCGATCGCTTGTCGCAATTCCTGCCGCCCTGGGTCGGCGTGGCCATCTGCCTGGCCCTGCTGTTGCTGCTGCTGTTCGGCTTGCGCCTGAAGCTGGCGGCCGACGCCGAGCCGGTGTTTCGCAATATCCACGCCCTGGGCGAGATCCCGGTGCAAACCATCGACCGTCCGCCGCAGCAGCCCAGGCTGATCGAACGCCCACGCCTGGCGCGCTTCCTCGCCGAAGACATCAAGGCCCAGCGCGTTGCCGTGGAGGATGCGCTGGATCGCTCGGTGGTGACCATCCGTGGCGACGAGTTGTTCGCCTCGGGCAGCGCGAGCATTTCCGAACAGTTGCAGCCCTTGCTGCTACGGGTCGCCGATGCCTTGCGCCAGATCAAGGGCACGGTGCAGGTCACCGGGCACAGCGATAACCGCCCGATCGCCACCTTGCGCTACCCCTCGAACTGGAAGCTGTCGCAGGACCGGGCGCAGCAAGTGATGGAGATCCTCGCCGCCCGCAGCGGGCAACCCGAGCGTTTCACCGCCGAAGGGCGCAGCGACGCCGAACCTGTGGCCTCGAATGACAGCCCCGCCGGGCGCGCCAAGAACAGGCGCGTGGAGATTACGGTACTCGCGGAGGGTAACCAGTGA
- the tssK gene encoding type VI secretion system baseplate subunit TssK: protein MSWNNRVVWSEGMFLRPQHLQQHDRYMEALIDGRCRPLSAGGWGFSELRIDESLLSQGKVAIVSARGVLPDGTPFDIPGDDLPPPPLNVNDNLRDAQVFLGLPLKRAGSRDTVGEGEAPGGARYISQVREVRDDNAAFESRASLAIGGKALRLLTERDGLGEYACLGVIRILEKRADNAVQVDEDYIPPLLDVAASSVLAAFRQELQGLLHQRGEALAGRVVASGAGGASEIADFLLLQLVNRAEPLLSHLARLSPLHPQDFYREAVCLAGEFATFSAAGRRPSDYPAYAHDDLASSFAPVMHDLRQALSMVIDTRATPIPIVEKSYGVHVAMLADKSLLEMASFILVVRADVPAETLRTHFPQQAKIGSVEHIRDLVNLQLPGIALLSMPVAPRQIPYHAGSSYFELDRGSEHWKQLTHSGGFAFHIAGQFPGLNLAFWAIRG, encoded by the coding sequence ATGTCCTGGAATAACCGTGTGGTGTGGTCCGAAGGAATGTTTCTGCGGCCGCAGCATCTCCAGCAGCATGATCGCTACATGGAAGCCCTGATCGATGGCCGTTGCCGCCCGTTGAGCGCGGGGGGCTGGGGGTTCTCCGAGCTGCGCATCGACGAGTCCCTGCTCAGCCAGGGCAAGGTGGCGATTGTCAGCGCGCGTGGGGTGCTACCCGATGGCACGCCTTTCGACATTCCCGGCGACGATCTGCCGCCGCCGCCACTGAACGTGAACGACAACCTGCGCGATGCGCAGGTCTTTCTGGGCTTGCCGCTCAAGCGTGCCGGCAGCCGCGACACCGTGGGGGAGGGCGAGGCACCGGGCGGCGCGCGTTATATCAGCCAGGTGCGGGAAGTGCGCGATGACAACGCCGCCTTCGAGAGCCGGGCGTCACTGGCGATCGGCGGCAAAGCCCTGCGCCTGCTGACCGAGCGCGACGGCCTCGGCGAATATGCCTGCCTCGGTGTGATCCGGATCCTGGAAAAACGCGCGGACAACGCCGTGCAAGTCGACGAGGACTATATTCCGCCGCTGCTCGATGTGGCCGCCTCCAGCGTGCTGGCGGCCTTTCGCCAAGAGTTGCAAGGGCTGTTGCACCAGCGCGGCGAGGCCCTGGCAGGCAGGGTGGTGGCCTCGGGGGCCGGCGGCGCTTCGGAGATCGCCGACTTTCTACTGCTGCAACTGGTCAATCGCGCCGAGCCCTTGCTCAGCCACCTGGCCCGGTTGAGCCCCTTGCATCCGCAGGACTTCTACCGCGAAGCGGTCTGCCTGGCAGGGGAGTTCGCCACCTTTTCCGCGGCCGGGCGTCGCCCCAGCGACTACCCGGCCTATGCCCACGACGACCTGGCGAGCAGCTTCGCCCCGGTGATGCATGACCTGCGGCAAGCCTTGTCGATGGTCATCGATACCCGCGCCACGCCGATTCCCATCGTCGAGAAGTCCTACGGCGTGCATGTGGCGATGCTGGCCGACAAGAGCCTGCTGGAAATGGCCAGCTTCATCCTGGTGGTACGGGCCGACGTGCCGGCCGAGACCCTGCGCACCCATTTCCCCCAGCAGGCCAAGATCGGCTCGGTGGAACACATCCGCGACCTGGTCAATCTGCAGTTGCCAGGCATCGCCTTGCTGTCCATGCCCGTGGCGCCGCGGCAGATTCCCTATCACGCAGGTTCGAGCTATTTCGAACTGGACCGTGGCAGCGAGCACTGGAAGCAGTTGACCCATTCAGGTGGTTTCGCCTTTCACATCGCCGGCCAGTTCCCGGGCCTGAACCTGGCCTTCTGGGCCATCCGAGGATAG
- the tssJ gene encoding type VI secretion system lipoprotein TssJ, protein MPKFLLFATVLLLTACTSSPPPLTPTVVVMHIQAAADLNLSAGGQATPVRVRLYELKSGAVFSRADYFSLVNATSATLSTDLVAQDELLIQPGQQLTLERKLDEQSRLLGLVVSYRELDSAVWRQMVSIPSNETTPLTVSLTARAINAAATKPAN, encoded by the coding sequence ATGCCAAAGTTCTTGTTGTTCGCAACAGTACTACTGCTGACTGCCTGCACTTCGAGTCCGCCGCCCCTTACTCCTACTGTCGTTGTCATGCATATCCAGGCTGCTGCCGATCTGAATCTTTCGGCGGGCGGCCAGGCGACGCCTGTGCGGGTGCGCTTGTATGAATTGAAGAGCGGTGCGGTCTTCAGTCGCGCCGACTATTTCTCCCTGGTGAATGCCACCAGCGCGACCTTGTCCACGGACCTGGTGGCGCAGGACGAATTGCTGATCCAGCCGGGTCAACAACTGACCCTGGAGCGCAAGCTCGACGAGCAGAGCCGTTTGCTCGGCCTGGTGGTGTCCTACCGCGAACTGGACAGCGCCGTGTGGCGCCAGATGGTCAGTATCCCGAGCAATGAAACCACGCCATTGACGGTTTCCCTGACGGCCAGGGCGATCAACGCGGCAGCCACGAAACCCGCGAATTAA
- the tagH gene encoding type VI secretion system-associated FHA domain protein TagH, whose protein sequence is MPLRLTITSYHKLTPGQRAEFELDRGELKIGRNPENDWILPDPERLVSGQHCVIQLRDGTYYLTDTSTNGVHLVNAGVRMHRGNSEPLRDGELLRVGEYDILVQINGAPQIINGTPGMNDPFTGFDALMQRQAPGEIPGAATAPPGRVQIQAGGSPLDTKPDLFDFLASPAVPPPALADHVPPERHDFRPPEPQRPSAPQASETGTAAAIPADWDPFAELGAGPAPVAPPIAQAPPQPLPAAQESMAGSAPDPAVPRAAVAAPAPATGSSDEVLEAFLRGAGLEQLRIDRGETRAQMEAVGRSYRHMVEGLIEVLRARASLKGEFRMAQTMIRPVENNPLKFAPNVDEALLLLLRSGNQAFMPADQAIKESFDDLKAHQLAVMAGVQASIKHLLKRFQPAVLEARLSQPSGIGALLPGRRQAQYWELFTELYANISREAEDDFEDLFGREFSRAYEEQSSKLCKG, encoded by the coding sequence ATGCCGCTGCGTTTGACAATCACCAGTTATCACAAGCTGACTCCCGGCCAACGCGCGGAGTTCGAGCTTGATCGCGGTGAGCTGAAAATCGGCCGCAACCCCGAGAACGACTGGATACTTCCAGACCCGGAGCGCCTGGTGTCCGGCCAGCATTGCGTCATTCAGCTGCGTGACGGCACCTACTACCTGACCGATACCAGCACCAACGGCGTGCATCTGGTGAATGCCGGCGTGCGCATGCATCGCGGCAACAGCGAGCCCTTACGGGACGGCGAACTGCTGCGCGTCGGCGAGTACGACATTCTGGTGCAGATCAACGGCGCCCCACAGATCATCAATGGCACCCCCGGGATGAACGATCCCTTTACCGGCTTCGATGCGCTGATGCAGCGCCAGGCGCCTGGCGAGATTCCCGGCGCGGCTACGGCGCCCCCCGGCAGGGTACAGATCCAGGCGGGCGGTTCGCCCCTGGACACCAAGCCCGACCTGTTCGATTTTCTCGCGTCCCCGGCGGTGCCCCCACCGGCCCTGGCCGACCACGTGCCGCCCGAACGCCATGACTTTCGCCCGCCTGAGCCGCAGCGGCCCAGCGCCCCCCAGGCCAGCGAAACCGGTACGGCAGCAGCGATTCCGGCGGATTGGGACCCCTTCGCCGAACTGGGCGCGGGCCCGGCGCCGGTGGCGCCGCCCATTGCGCAAGCCCCTCCGCAACCATTGCCAGCGGCACAGGAGAGCATGGCCGGCAGCGCACCCGACCCGGCCGTGCCACGGGCCGCGGTTGCGGCTCCAGCACCTGCCACCGGGAGCAGCGACGAGGTGCTGGAAGCCTTTCTCAGGGGCGCGGGGCTCGAGCAATTGCGCATCGACAGGGGCGAAACCCGCGCTCAAATGGAGGCCGTTGGCCGCAGCTACCGGCATATGGTCGAGGGGTTGATCGAGGTGCTGCGCGCCCGGGCCAGCCTCAAGGGTGAGTTCCGCATGGCCCAGACCATGATCCGCCCGGTGGAGAACAACCCCCTCAAATTCGCCCCCAATGTCGATGAGGCGCTGCTGTTATTACTGCGTTCCGGCAACCAGGCCTTCATGCCGGCCGACCAGGCGATCAAGGAAAGCTTCGACGACCTGAAAGCGCATCAACTGGCCGTCATGGCGGGCGTGCAAGCCTCGATCAAACACCTGCTCAAGCGTTTTCAGCCAGCGGTGCTGGAAGCACGTCTAAGTCAGCCTTCGGGGATTGGCGCTTTGCTACCGGGCAGGCGTCAAGCGCAATACTGGGAGTTGTTCACGGAACTCTATGCAAACATTTCCAGAGAGGCTGAAGATGATTTCGAGGATTTGTTCGGGCGCGAATTCAGTCGTGCTTATGAAGAACAAAGTTCCAAGTTATGCAAAGGCTAA
- the tssA gene encoding type VI secretion system protein TssA produces MDVQRLLETISPDSPCGGDLEYDAAFLELERAAQGQPERQMGDAVLPATPPEWRQVRDLCVELFKRSKDLRIANYFLQSAIALQGLPGLVQGLQLIQQLLAQYWDDLHPRLDAEDDNDPTFRINALAGLNAEPVIHLLWGMPLLSSRAFGSVGLRAALNAAGLQRFASESLSSDQLGAAFQDCAGEQLEACRAALNDAHGTLLTIESEVNERVGSNRGADLGTIKQLLRHAVQIIAEHAPQPGGSSPVAEAGAGIDAAMSTAPAAPPRLAGEIGNRDDVLRSLDRILGYYTRHEPSSPVPVLLSRAKSLVSADFATIVSNLIPDGFSQFEKLRGPEGEQSE; encoded by the coding sequence ATGGATGTACAGCGCTTGTTGGAAACCATTTCCCCTGACTCCCCCTGTGGCGGCGACCTTGAGTACGACGCCGCATTTCTCGAGCTTGAACGCGCGGCGCAAGGCCAACCCGAACGGCAGATGGGCGATGCCGTGCTACCCGCCACACCGCCGGAATGGCGCCAGGTGCGCGACCTCTGCGTCGAGCTGTTCAAGCGCAGCAAAGACCTGCGCATCGCCAACTACTTCCTGCAAAGCGCCATTGCCCTGCAAGGCTTGCCCGGCCTGGTGCAAGGGTTGCAGCTGATCCAGCAGCTGCTCGCGCAGTATTGGGACGATCTGCATCCCAGGCTGGATGCAGAGGATGACAATGACCCCACTTTCCGGATCAACGCCCTCGCCGGCCTCAACGCCGAGCCAGTCATCCACCTGCTCTGGGGCATGCCGCTGCTCAGCTCGCGGGCCTTTGGCAGCGTCGGCCTGCGGGCCGCGCTGAATGCCGCGGGCCTGCAGCGCTTCGCCAGTGAAAGCCTCAGCTCGGACCAGCTCGGCGCGGCCTTTCAGGACTGCGCGGGCGAGCAGCTCGAGGCCTGCCGCGCCGCCCTGAACGATGCCCATGGCACGCTGTTGACCATAGAGAGTGAGGTCAACGAACGGGTCGGCTCCAACCGCGGCGCGGACCTGGGCACGATCAAGCAACTGCTTCGGCATGCCGTGCAAATCATCGCAGAGCACGCCCCTCAGCCGGGGGGTTCCAGCCCAGTCGCGGAGGCCGGCGCGGGTATCGATGCCGCCATGTCCACGGCCCCCGCCGCCCCGCCACGCCTCGCGGGCGAGATCGGCAACCGTGACGATGTGCTGCGCAGCCTCGACCGCATCCTCGGTTACTACACCAGGCACGAGCCCTCAAGCCCGGTGCCCGTGCTCTTGAGCCGCGCCAAGAGCCTGGTCAGCGCGGATTTCGCCACCATCGTGAGCAACCTGATTCCGGATGGCTTTTCCCAGTTCGAAAAATTGCGCGGGCCTGAAGGTGAACAGTCCGAGTGA
- the tssB gene encoding type VI secretion system contractile sheath small subunit — protein MANTSSQKFIARNRAPRVQIEYDVELYGAEKKVQLPFVMGVMADLVGKPAEPLPAVADRKFLEIDVDNFDSRLKAMKPRVAFNVPNALTGEGNLSLDITFESMDDFSPAAVARKVDALNQLLEARTQLANLLTYMDGKTGAEDMIMKAIKDPALLQALASAPKPTEPEPQA, from the coding sequence ATGGCTAACACCAGCAGCCAGAAATTCATCGCCCGTAACCGTGCTCCCCGGGTGCAGATCGAGTACGACGTAGAGCTTTACGGTGCGGAGAAGAAGGTGCAGTTGCCCTTCGTCATGGGGGTGATGGCCGACCTTGTCGGCAAGCCCGCCGAGCCGCTGCCGGCGGTGGCCGACCGCAAGTTCCTGGAGATCGATGTCGACAACTTCGACTCGCGGCTCAAGGCGATGAAACCGCGGGTGGCGTTCAACGTGCCCAATGCCCTGACCGGTGAAGGCAACCTGAGCCTGGACATCACGTTCGAGAGCATGGACGACTTCAGCCCGGCCGCGGTGGCGCGCAAGGTCGATGCCCTCAACCAACTGCTCGAAGCCCGCACCCAGCTGGCCAATCTGCTGACCTACATGGACGGCAAGACCGGCGCCGAGGACATGATCATGAAGGCGATCAAGGACCCGGCGCTGTTGCAGGCCTTGGCCAGTGCGCCGAAACCGACCGAACCCGAGCCGCAAGCCTGA